The following nucleotide sequence is from Mesotoga infera.
CCAAGTAAAGAACCGCGCCCAATGTCACAACAGATAGAAACAGTAACAGAAAGGAAATGCTCTTCCAAAAACCTCTCTTGACGACGTAAGCAGTAAAAACGAAAACCGCGCACGAAAGCAGGACCCAAACTAGTTGCCTGCCGAACAGGTACTCTTCTCTATCACCAAAAGTGGCACTATACAGCACGATCAGGCCAAATATCATAAGAGAAACCATGATTCCCGGAAGCAAGAACTCAACTCTGCGCTTCATATACACTCCTCTCAGTTCAATATGATTATATAACTTCTTAATCACCTTACGCATTACAGCCTGCATCAGGCTATCCCAGAAGAAATGTCGTCTTTGACCAGGCTTTGTCTTGAAGGCCGACAAAAATGTATAATCGAACCGGAGAGGTCTCCATAATCAAAGATAGTCAAAAGAGGAAGAAAATGAACCCGGAGACACGGACGAATCTGAAGGAGAAGTGAGGTTATTATGAATGTGAGAGAGATTCTTGAATCAAAGGATCAAAGGAAGCTTTCCATGGTTTCCGCATACAGTTACTTTGAAGCGAAATTCGCCGAAGAGGCGGGGGTAGACATAATATTGGTTGGAGATTCTCTTGGAACTCTTGTTATGGGGAAGAGGGATACCCTATCAGTTACGATGGACGAGATGATCTGGTCTCTCAAATCCGTTCGCCGAGGTTCAAAGAAGGGATTCATTGTTGCAGATATGCCCTTCGGCTCCTATCAGTGTTCTACAGAAAAAGCCGTTGAGAACGTCATGACTTTTCTTAGGCATGGAGCCAACGCAGTAAAGATCGAGGGAGGGTTCGAAACAGCCGATCTAATAAAGTATCTTGTAGACAGAGGATTCCCCATAATGGGGCACATTGGCATAACTCCTCAGCACGCCAGTTTGGTTGGGGAGTACCACGTTCAGGGACGAGACGAAAAGAGTATAAAAAGATTGAT
It contains:
- the panB gene encoding 3-methyl-2-oxobutanoate hydroxymethyltransferase; the encoded protein is MNVREILESKDQRKLSMVSAYSYFEAKFAEEAGVDIILVGDSLGTLVMGKRDTLSVTMDEMIWSLKSVRRGSKKGFIVADMPFGSYQCSTEKAVENVMTFLRHGANAVKIEGGFETADLIKYLVDRGFPIMGHIGITPQHASLVGEYHVQGRDEKSIKRLIESVNDLEEAGVFAILLEMVVEDVAKRLTEDSSVPTIGLGSGRYCDGQFLRWHDLLGINDESRPRYVKRFADLKSEIIEALSNFNEEVKSGAFPDERNAFEGAEEI